A single genomic interval of Hydractinia symbiolongicarpus strain clone_291-10 chromosome 8, HSymV2.1, whole genome shotgun sequence harbors:
- the LOC130654231 gene encoding CYFIP-related Rac1 interactor B-like has product MGNLLRLLTGPSEPDSKDIFLDFENAKPTPEEQEVWEVVNTVLENSSKVLTDLENYQGASEEIRVAIGNPRSDELQEVAWNAVLPLVAKLKSFYEFSIELESVVPQLLYALCVGGNGAETQLANKQALAKQFAEILHFTLKFDDLKMTNPNIQNDFSYYRRTLSRKRMASENEGENDQAQVTTEMANRMSLFYAYPTPLLKSLSDATSKFVSENKSLPIENTTNMLSTLCTLCRVMVENKEIYNKFENDETKLFVLSVMVGVIILYDHVHPVGAFSKTSIDMRAVIKVLKDQPHGTVDGLFNALRYTTKHLNDETTPKNIRMLLA; this is encoded by the exons ATGGGAAATTTACTTCGGTTACTAACTGGACCCAGTGAACCTGATTCGAAAGATATATTTTTAGACTTTGAAA ATGCAAAACCCACTCCTGAAGAGCAAGAAGTATGGGAAGTAGTTAATACAGTGCTGGAAAATTCTTCAAAAGTGTTAACAGATTTAGAGAATTATCAAGGTGCTAGTGAAGAGATACGTGTG GCCATCGGCAATCCTCGGAGCGATGAGTTGCAAGAAGTTGCATGGAATGCTGTCTTACCTTTGGTTGCTAAACTAAAATCATTTTACGAATTTTCAATAGAACTAG AATCGGTCGTTCCACAGCTTCTGTACGCTCTCTGTGTTGGTGGCAATGGAGCAGAAACTCAACTAGCAAATAAACAGGCTCTTGCAAAACAGTTTGCGGAAATATTGCACTTTACACTGAAATTTGATGATTTAAAG ATGACGAATCCAAACATCCAAAATGATTTTAGCTACTATAGAAGAACTCTGAGTAGAAAGAGGATGGCCAGTGAA AATGAGGGGGAAAACGATCAAGCCCAAGTAACGACTGAAATGGCCAATAGGATGTCTTTATTTTATGCTTATCCTACTCCTTTATTGAAATCTTTGAGTGATGCTACATCAAAATTTGTGTCGGAG AACAAAAGTTTACCAATTGAAAATACTACGAATATGTTGAGTACACTTTGCACATTATGCCGTGTTATGGTTGAAAATAA ggaaatatataacaaatttgaaaacgacgaaacaaaattatttgttttaagtGTCATG GTTGGTGTGATCATATTATACGACCATGTACATCCTGTTGGAGCATTCTCCAAAACATCCATTGAT ATGAGAGCTGTAATAAAAGTTTTGAAAGATCAGCCTCATGGAACAGTAGATGGACTTTTTAACGCTCTCAG